The following are encoded together in the Bradyrhizobium algeriense genome:
- a CDS encoding amidase, whose translation MSADELHYKSITELSELYRRKEALPSEVTQAILNRIAKLDGGLHGYAVVLAERAMAQAKKHDSEIIKGIWRGPLHGVPIGLKDLCYTTFAPTAGGTKIHAKFVPSFNATIVDRLERAGAVTLGKLKMTEGAYTSHHPDDQAPLNPWNANYWVGSSSSGSGVATSAGLCYGSIGSDTGGSIRFPSATCGLTGIKPTWGRVSRYGVFPLADSLDHVGPMCRSAADAAAMLGVIAGADPNDPTALLAPVPNYPARIGDGVRGLRIGVDRKYIQEGIDAQVVAALLEAERTLADLGAEIREVKFPSYEKLVSQWIPMCSVETAEAHLETYPSRKSEYGPDLAQLIEQGSSVSGVEIAAIHHERLKFSGSLAALFEDIDLLLVPTMPMPIPTLAKMSEYGADPGVLLSILRFTAVFDFSGSPTITLPMGMASDQMPLSMQLVGPHLSEEVLARAAHAFQSMTDWHTQRPPIR comes from the coding sequence ATGTCTGCCGATGAGCTGCACTACAAATCCATCACTGAACTCTCCGAACTGTATCGTCGCAAGGAGGCATTGCCCTCAGAGGTCACTCAAGCGATCCTGAACCGTATCGCTAAACTCGATGGAGGCTTGCACGGATATGCTGTTGTCCTGGCGGAGCGAGCCATGGCGCAGGCGAAGAAGCACGACAGCGAGATCATCAAGGGCATTTGGCGCGGCCCCCTTCATGGCGTTCCGATCGGGCTGAAGGACCTGTGCTACACGACATTTGCACCGACCGCGGGCGGCACGAAGATTCATGCGAAGTTCGTACCGTCGTTCAATGCTACGATCGTTGACCGGCTCGAGCGCGCCGGTGCGGTAACGCTCGGAAAGCTCAAGATGACGGAAGGCGCCTATACGAGCCATCATCCGGATGATCAGGCCCCGCTCAATCCCTGGAATGCGAATTACTGGGTTGGCTCCTCATCGAGCGGATCTGGTGTCGCGACCTCGGCCGGGCTCTGCTACGGATCGATCGGGAGTGACACCGGCGGTTCGATCAGGTTTCCATCGGCTACCTGCGGGCTGACCGGAATCAAGCCGACATGGGGCCGGGTCAGCCGGTACGGCGTTTTCCCGTTGGCGGACTCGCTTGATCATGTCGGACCGATGTGCCGAAGCGCCGCGGACGCCGCGGCGATGCTGGGCGTTATCGCAGGCGCGGATCCAAACGACCCAACGGCTTTGCTGGCTCCCGTTCCGAATTATCCGGCTCGGATTGGCGATGGCGTACGCGGTCTCAGGATTGGCGTGGATCGCAAATACATTCAGGAAGGAATAGACGCGCAGGTCGTGGCAGCCCTGTTGGAAGCGGAGCGCACTCTGGCTGATCTCGGCGCAGAAATCCGTGAAGTCAAATTTCCCTCCTACGAGAAGCTCGTCAGTCAGTGGATTCCGATGTGCTCGGTGGAGACGGCCGAAGCTCACCTGGAGACGTATCCGTCGCGCAAGTCAGAGTACGGTCCGGACCTTGCGCAGTTGATCGAGCAAGGCAGTTCGGTAAGCGGTGTCGAGATCGCGGCCATTCATCACGAGCGGCTGAAATTCTCCGGCAGCCTGGCGGCATTGTTCGAGGACATCGACCTGTTACTCGTCCCCACGATGCCGATGCCGATTCCGACGCTTGCCAAAATGAGTGAATATGGCGCCGATCCTGGCGTGCTGTTGAGTATTTTGCGGTTCACAGCCGTATTCGACTTCAGTGGGAGCCCCACGATTACGCTGCCAATGGGGATGGCTTCAGATCAGATGCCGCTGAGCATGCAACTGGTCGGTCCTCATCTTTCCGAGGAGGTGCTTGCACGCGCCGCGCATGCCTTCCAGTCGATGACGGACTGGCATACGCAGCGGCCTCCCATCCGATAA
- a CDS encoding ABC transporter permease subunit, which yields MSAELFSVFYQFADVFAFLILSAAGLAIVFGMMGVINMAHGEFIMCGAYVTVGLVKLGVPLAIAQALAAVTAGLIGVAVEYLVVRRFYKRPLDSLLATWGLSLIVTQSMLLIVGSSITGIGTPEGSFAIGGYTFSTYRLVLFACAVAVLIGLYVTFMKTRFGMMARATMQNAAMARALGARTGRIYAISFGIGAGLAGLCGALYAPTMTLIPTMGATFVVESFVTVVVGGANVLLGTAPAAVFLAIIRMALNASYGQIIGQIGMLFAVILIIRVLPEGISSVLVRRGR from the coding sequence ATGTCGGCTGAACTATTCTCGGTATTTTACCAGTTCGCCGACGTCTTTGCGTTTCTGATCCTTTCGGCGGCGGGCCTTGCCATCGTGTTCGGCATGATGGGCGTCATCAACATGGCGCACGGCGAATTCATCATGTGCGGCGCCTATGTGACAGTCGGACTGGTGAAACTCGGCGTGCCGCTTGCGATTGCCCAGGCGCTCGCCGCGGTGACAGCCGGATTGATCGGCGTAGCCGTCGAGTACCTCGTGGTACGGCGCTTCTACAAAAGGCCGCTGGATTCGCTGCTCGCGACCTGGGGCCTCAGCCTGATCGTTACGCAATCGATGCTGCTGATTGTCGGATCGTCGATCACGGGCATCGGCACGCCGGAAGGCAGCTTCGCAATCGGCGGCTACACGTTCTCGACGTATCGCCTGGTGCTGTTCGCTTGTGCGGTTGCCGTTCTGATCGGTCTCTATGTGACCTTCATGAAGACGCGCTTCGGCATGATGGCGCGCGCAACCATGCAGAACGCCGCGATGGCGAGGGCGTTGGGTGCGCGCACGGGACGCATCTATGCGATCAGTTTCGGCATCGGCGCCGGGCTCGCGGGCCTTTGTGGCGCGCTTTACGCGCCGACGATGACGTTGATCCCGACAATGGGGGCGACATTTGTGGTGGAGAGCTTCGTCACTGTCGTCGTCGGCGGTGCAAATGTTCTGCTCGGGACTGCGCCGGCGGCGGTGTTTCTCGCGATAATCAGAATGGCCTTGAATGCAAGCTATGGGCAAATCATCGGCCAGATCGGCATGCTGTTTGCTGTCATCCTTATCATTCGCGTCCTGCCTGAAGGCATTTCCAGTGTGTTGGTCCGCCGTGGACGCTGA
- a CDS encoding branched-chain amino acid ABC transporter permease, which yields MFKLLDGSQTLGRGRTFWSCFLVVLAAALIYPVFADSYDVGNFSYFLIWIFMALGLCLMWGYGGMLSFGQTLFFGISGYAYGVLAINMGGGSATIAALVLSIVIAMIAAGILGYFMIWGGINGIFFGIVTLSATLVLAFFLGQTAGPEWHIGPARLNGYNGMKGMDPLAIGDFYIEGSALYYFMVALIVIVYLALRMLVNSRIGNVIVATRENPQRAEMLGYDVRKYQLLTFTIGSGLAGLSGALYTSWGQFITPSSIGLPAAAMPIVWVAFSGRSDLTATLVGSFLLLFGFQTITVYSQQAALVLMGALLLATVMLAPQGFVLGVGKLVADRWTGRRRRGASQALADASRLQPDET from the coding sequence ATGTTCAAGCTGCTTGATGGTTCGCAGACCTTAGGACGGGGACGGACTTTCTGGTCCTGCTTCCTCGTCGTACTGGCAGCCGCGTTGATCTATCCGGTCTTTGCGGACTCCTATGATGTCGGCAATTTCTCGTATTTCCTGATCTGGATTTTCATGGCGCTCGGTCTCTGTCTGATGTGGGGATATGGCGGCATGCTGTCGTTCGGCCAGACGCTCTTCTTCGGCATCTCCGGTTATGCCTATGGCGTGCTGGCCATCAATATGGGAGGTGGGTCGGCGACGATCGCCGCGCTCGTCCTGTCGATAGTCATTGCGATGATCGCAGCGGGGATCCTCGGCTACTTCATGATCTGGGGCGGTATCAACGGCATCTTCTTCGGTATCGTGACCCTGTCGGCGACGCTGGTGCTGGCGTTCTTCCTTGGACAGACGGCCGGGCCGGAATGGCACATCGGCCCCGCACGGCTGAACGGCTATAACGGCATGAAGGGCATGGACCCGCTCGCCATCGGCGATTTCTACATCGAGGGTTCTGCGCTATACTACTTCATGGTGGCGCTGATCGTGATCGTTTACCTTGCGCTGCGCATGCTGGTGAATTCGCGCATCGGCAACGTGATCGTTGCGACGCGAGAGAACCCGCAGCGCGCTGAAATGCTCGGCTACGACGTCCGTAAATATCAATTGCTTACCTTCACCATCGGAAGCGGGCTCGCGGGCCTTAGCGGCGCCCTTTACACGTCCTGGGGTCAATTCATCACCCCGTCCAGTATCGGGTTGCCGGCGGCGGCCATGCCGATCGTGTGGGTCGCATTCTCCGGCCGAAGCGATCTGACAGCGACGCTGGTCGGCTCGTTCCTGCTGTTGTTCGGCTTCCAGACCATCACGGTCTATAGCCAGCAGGCGGCGCTGGTGCTGATGGGAGCCCTTCTGCTTGCCACCGTGATGCTGGCGCCGCAGGGCTTTGTCCTCGGTGTCGGCAAGCTTGTTGCTGATCGATGGACTGGGCGCCGGCGACGCGGCGCGAGCCAAGCTCTGGCGGACGCCAGCCGCCTGCAACCGGATGAGACGTGA
- a CDS encoding ABC transporter ATP-binding protein has protein sequence MTTDRILEVSGLWAGYGATPILQGVSMSISRGEIVGVIGRNGVGKSTLMRCLIGLLDTWRGTITFMDRDVTPLQADARARAGFGYIPQGRDVFPQMSVEENLQVGELIGGPRGKKLPELVYEYFPRLKERRRQVAGTMSGGEQQQLAIGRALIGNPSLMILDEPSEGIQPSIVQHICEALKSFRDELGTTVVFVEQNLDTILAIAERCYIMEKGTITRSLAGDGVNAQSVREQLLL, from the coding sequence ATGACCACTGATCGGATTCTTGAGGTGTCGGGGCTCTGGGCAGGCTACGGCGCGACCCCAATCCTCCAGGGCGTGAGCATGTCAATCTCCCGGGGCGAGATCGTCGGCGTGATCGGCCGTAACGGCGTGGGCAAGTCCACGCTGATGCGATGCCTCATCGGCCTTCTCGATACGTGGCGGGGGACGATCACGTTCATGGACCGGGATGTGACGCCGCTGCAGGCGGATGCACGGGCACGTGCCGGCTTCGGCTATATCCCGCAGGGGCGAGATGTCTTTCCGCAGATGAGTGTCGAGGAGAATCTGCAGGTCGGTGAACTGATCGGCGGACCCAGGGGGAAGAAGCTGCCGGAGCTGGTCTATGAGTATTTTCCGCGATTGAAGGAACGCCGGCGGCAGGTTGCGGGCACTATGTCGGGGGGCGAGCAACAGCAGCTGGCCATCGGACGGGCGCTCATAGGCAATCCGTCATTGATGATCCTGGACGAGCCGTCGGAGGGCATTCAGCCGTCCATCGTGCAGCATATTTGCGAAGCGTTGAAATCGTTCCGGGACGAACTTGGGACGACGGTCGTCTTCGTCGAGCAGAATCTCGACACGATCCTGGCGATCGCCGAGCGATGCTACATCATGGAAAAGGGAACGATCACGCGATCGCTGGCCGGCGATGGCGTCAATGCGCAGAGCGTGCGCGAGCAGCTCCTCTTGTGA
- a CDS encoding amidase, producing MPATDLCYLGLVEVGRQIQAKKLSPVEVTKAMLERIERLDARLKSYACVMADSALAEAAVAEKEIASGKTRGPLHGVPVAIKDLCWAKGAPAAHGMTIHRDFRPSEDATVVARLKDAGAIILGKLQQTEGAYADHHPKIDPPKNPWNADLWPGASSSGSGSATAAGLCFGSLGTDTGGSIRFPSAANGITGLKPTWGRVSRYGAFELAATLDHIGPMARNAVDCGAMLGAIAGQDAKDTTSVPLPVPDYLAGLPGNLRGVTIGVDRRWTSEGTDEAASKVFSDGLRVAAELGAKISEITFPDPKAVIDDWFPLCGVEAAVAHEATYPSRKDEYGPGLAGLLDLGLAQSGTDYQKVVLRREAFRGAVRLLFESVDLIAVPAQAFAAPTLAKMAALGEDASLIAGLLRFTCPFDMTGSPTITLPAGFAPNGGPIAFQFVGRHFDEAGLVRAGDAFQRVTDWHTRHPAL from the coding sequence ATGCCGGCGACAGATCTTTGTTACCTCGGGTTGGTTGAGGTTGGGCGACAGATACAGGCGAAGAAGCTCTCGCCCGTCGAAGTGACGAAGGCGATGCTCGAACGGATCGAGCGGCTCGATGCCCGGCTCAAGAGTTACGCCTGTGTCATGGCGGATTCCGCGCTTGCGGAAGCGGCCGTTGCCGAAAAGGAAATCGCTTCTGGAAAGACCAGGGGGCCGCTGCACGGCGTGCCGGTGGCGATCAAGGATCTTTGCTGGGCCAAGGGCGCACCGGCCGCGCACGGCATGACCATCCATCGCGACTTCCGCCCGAGCGAGGATGCCACGGTCGTCGCACGCCTGAAGGATGCTGGCGCGATCATCCTCGGCAAGTTGCAGCAGACCGAAGGCGCCTACGCCGATCACCACCCGAAAATCGACCCGCCGAAGAATCCCTGGAATGCCGACTTGTGGCCGGGCGCGTCGTCGAGCGGCTCTGGTTCGGCGACTGCGGCCGGCCTCTGCTTCGGATCTCTTGGAACCGACACCGGCGGATCGATCAGGTTTCCTTCGGCGGCCAACGGCATCACGGGGCTGAAGCCGACCTGGGGACGGGTCAGCCGCTACGGCGCGTTCGAACTCGCGGCAACGCTGGATCATATCGGACCGATGGCGCGCAATGCAGTCGATTGCGGCGCAATGCTCGGTGCGATTGCAGGCCAGGATGCCAAGGATACCACCTCTGTGCCCTTGCCGGTGCCGGACTATCTTGCGGGTCTGCCCGGCAATCTGCGGGGAGTGACCATCGGCGTTGATCGGCGTTGGACCAGCGAAGGTACTGATGAAGCCGCAAGCAAAGTCTTCAGCGATGGTTTGCGGGTCGCGGCGGAACTTGGCGCGAAGATCAGCGAGATCACTTTCCCGGACCCCAAGGCGGTTATCGATGACTGGTTTCCGCTTTGTGGCGTCGAGGCGGCGGTCGCGCACGAGGCGACCTATCCCTCGCGCAAGGACGAGTATGGCCCCGGGCTTGCGGGATTGCTCGATCTTGGCCTTGCGCAGTCCGGCACCGATTACCAGAAGGTCGTGCTGCGGCGCGAAGCGTTTCGCGGCGCGGTGCGCCTTCTGTTTGAGTCGGTCGATCTTATCGCGGTGCCGGCCCAGGCCTTCGCCGCGCCCACGCTCGCCAAGATGGCTGCGCTCGGCGAAGACGCGTCGCTCATAGCCGGATTGTTGCGCTTTACCTGCCCGTTCGACATGACCGGAAGCCCGACCATTACGCTTCCGGCCGGCTTCGCTCCGAACGGCGGCCCCATCGCCTTCCAGTTTGTCGGCCGCCACTTCGACGAGGCGGGTCTCGTCCGTGCGGGCGACGCGTTCCAGCGCGTCACCGACTGGCACACGCGTCATCCCGCTCTCTGA
- a CDS encoding SDR family NAD(P)-dependent oxidoreductase — translation MDLGLKGARVLVTGSTKGIGRAIAETFAAEGANVGICSRNRADVDSAVAALKAQGIAAHGGAVDVSNGAALKDWVSDMASKLGGVDVVVANVSALSIGQDEESWEKEFSTDMMGTVRLVNAAMPYLEKSSAGSIVTISSVSGREVDFASGPYGTFKAAIIHYTQGLAYQLASKGIRANSVSPGNTYFEGGVWNMIKDNNPELYNTALALNPTGRMGTPQEMANGVVFLASRAASFITGTNLVVDGALTRGVQF, via the coding sequence ATGGATTTGGGACTCAAGGGTGCCAGGGTTCTCGTCACGGGCAGCACCAAGGGCATCGGCAGGGCGATCGCCGAAACGTTCGCCGCCGAAGGCGCCAATGTCGGGATTTGCTCGCGCAATCGGGCCGACGTGGATAGCGCCGTCGCGGCGCTCAAGGCACAAGGCATTGCGGCCCATGGTGGGGCAGTCGACGTTTCGAACGGAGCGGCCCTCAAGGACTGGGTAAGCGATATGGCATCGAAGCTCGGCGGCGTCGATGTCGTCGTCGCCAATGTCAGCGCACTGTCCATCGGGCAGGACGAGGAGAGCTGGGAGAAGGAGTTCTCTACCGACATGATGGGGACGGTACGCCTGGTGAATGCCGCGATGCCGTACCTGGAGAAAAGCAGCGCCGGTTCGATCGTGACGATCTCCAGCGTGTCGGGACGCGAGGTCGATTTCGCAAGCGGTCCCTACGGCACGTTCAAGGCCGCGATCATCCATTATACGCAAGGCCTTGCTTACCAATTGGCCAGCAAGGGGATACGGGCCAATTCCGTGTCACCGGGCAACACCTACTTCGAGGGTGGAGTCTGGAACATGATCAAGGACAACAACCCCGAACTGTACAACACCGCGCTGGCGCTGAATCCGACCGGCCGTATGGGCACGCCGCAGGAGATGGCGAATGGCGTCGTGTTTCTTGCGAGCCGGGCCGCCAGCTTCATCACGGGAACGAACCTTGTTGTGGACGGTGCCTTGACACGTGGTGTCCAGTTCTAG
- a CDS encoding urea ABC transporter substrate-binding protein yields MKSGHLLRTAFLGAAIGTAALGVAQAAEPPLKIGLLEDVSGDLAFMGMPKLHGSQLAVEEINKKGGILGRQIELIHLDPQGDNARYQEFARRLLSRDKVDVLIGGITSASREAIRPIIDRTTTPYFYTNQYEGGVCDASMISMGAVPEQQFSTLIPWMVGKFGKKVYVIAADYNFGQISAEWNRKIMKDLGGEVVGEEFIPLGVSQFAQTIQNIQKAKPDWILTINVGAAQDSFFEQAAAAKLNLPMGSSIKVMLGFEHKRFKPPALNNMHATANWFEEIDTPEASDFKKRWRAKFADELYINDMGYNAYNALYMYKTLVEKAKSIKLDDMRKVIATGEACIDAPEGQVCIDPKSQHTSHRMRLISVGPQHEVKVEKDYGTIKPYWLGEIGCDLTKKNDKDQYTPSHLPKKS; encoded by the coding sequence GTGAAATCGGGACATCTGCTCAGAACAGCGTTTCTTGGCGCCGCAATCGGGACGGCGGCGCTTGGCGTCGCTCAGGCGGCCGAACCTCCGTTGAAGATCGGCCTGCTGGAAGACGTCTCCGGCGATCTCGCGTTCATGGGTATGCCGAAACTCCACGGCTCGCAGCTTGCCGTCGAGGAGATCAACAAGAAGGGCGGCATTCTCGGACGGCAGATCGAGCTCATCCATCTCGATCCGCAGGGCGATAACGCCCGCTATCAGGAGTTTGCGCGACGCCTGCTCAGCCGCGACAAGGTCGATGTGCTGATCGGAGGCATAACCTCTGCCTCGCGCGAAGCCATCCGGCCGATCATCGACCGAACGACCACGCCGTATTTCTATACAAACCAGTATGAAGGCGGCGTGTGCGATGCCAGCATGATCAGCATGGGGGCGGTACCCGAGCAGCAGTTCTCGACGCTGATCCCGTGGATGGTCGGCAAGTTCGGCAAGAAAGTCTACGTCATCGCCGCCGACTATAATTTCGGTCAGATCTCGGCGGAGTGGAACCGGAAGATCATGAAGGACCTCGGTGGCGAGGTCGTCGGAGAGGAATTCATCCCGCTCGGCGTTTCACAGTTCGCGCAGACGATCCAGAATATCCAGAAGGCGAAGCCGGACTGGATCTTGACGATCAATGTCGGCGCCGCCCAGGACTCGTTCTTCGAGCAGGCCGCCGCCGCCAAGCTCAACCTGCCGATGGGCTCGTCGATCAAGGTCATGCTCGGCTTCGAGCACAAGCGATTCAAGCCGCCGGCGCTCAACAACATGCATGCCACCGCGAACTGGTTCGAGGAGATCGATACGCCTGAAGCCAGCGATTTCAAGAAGCGCTGGCGTGCGAAGTTCGCCGACGAACTCTACATCAACGACATGGGCTACAATGCCTACAACGCCCTCTATATGTACAAGACGCTGGTCGAGAAGGCGAAGTCGATCAAGCTCGACGACATGCGCAAGGTGATCGCGACAGGTGAGGCCTGCATCGATGCGCCCGAAGGCCAGGTCTGTATTGACCCGAAGAGCCAGCACACATCCCACCGCATGCGTTTGATCTCCGTTGGTCCCCAACATGAAGTGAAGGTCGAGAAGGACTACGGAACGATCAAGCCGTATTGGCTTGGTGAGATCGGCTGTGATCTCACCAAGAAGAATGACAAGGATCAGTACACGCCGAGTCATCTTCCCAAGAAGTCGTGA
- a CDS encoding acetamidase/formamidase family protein: MAEDWLKSSIMAKRAVANGVVGARHSLTIEQQGSFHYVYGPYAKPTLSIDPGGIVVVETEDAFGGALTSESDSPTAKLNFPYLNPQCGPIAVKGARKGDCLAVYIHDVETRGEQPAGTTCIIPEFGGLVGTRSTAMLNPPLPERVRKLHVDRNGVRWNDKITLPYEPFIGTIGVSPEIEAISSLQPDYHGGNMDLPDVAPGAIIYLPVHTEGGLLYVGDCHATQGDGELSGVALEQRATVTLQVDLIKNWSFAWPRLETRDFIMTIGSARPLEDAARIAYRELTRWMSADYGFDEIDAYMLLSQAGRMRLGNMVDPKYTMGASILKNYLKA, translated from the coding sequence ATGGCAGAAGATTGGTTGAAAAGTTCCATCATGGCGAAGCGAGCCGTCGCCAACGGCGTGGTTGGCGCCCGCCATAGTTTGACGATCGAGCAGCAGGGAAGCTTTCATTACGTCTACGGGCCCTACGCGAAACCGACCTTGTCGATCGATCCCGGGGGCATCGTGGTCGTCGAAACCGAAGACGCTTTCGGGGGCGCGCTCACGAGCGAGAGCGACAGCCCCACGGCGAAGCTGAACTTTCCATACTTGAATCCGCAATGCGGTCCGATTGCGGTCAAGGGCGCCAGGAAGGGCGATTGCCTCGCGGTCTATATCCACGACGTCGAGACGCGCGGCGAACAGCCGGCCGGAACGACCTGCATTATCCCGGAATTCGGCGGGCTCGTCGGGACCCGCTCCACGGCGATGCTAAATCCGCCTCTGCCCGAACGTGTCCGGAAGCTACATGTCGACAGGAACGGCGTGCGATGGAACGACAAGATCACGCTGCCCTACGAGCCGTTCATCGGCACGATCGGTGTGTCGCCCGAGATCGAGGCGATCTCTTCCCTGCAGCCGGACTATCACGGCGGCAACATGGACCTCCCGGATGTCGCACCCGGGGCCATCATCTATTTGCCGGTGCACACCGAAGGCGGGCTTCTCTACGTCGGTGACTGCCATGCAACGCAGGGTGACGGCGAACTCTCCGGTGTCGCGCTTGAACAGCGTGCGACGGTCACGCTTCAGGTCGATCTGATCAAGAACTGGAGTTTTGCCTGGCCGCGTCTGGAGACTCGCGACTTTATCATGACGATCGGCAGCGCCCGCCCGCTCGAGGATGCGGCGCGCATCGCCTATCGCGAACTCACGCGATGGATGAGCGCCGACTACGGCTTTGACGAGATCGACGCCTACATGCTGCTCAGCCAGGCCGGACGAATGCGGCTCGGCAATATGGTCGACCCGAAATACACGATGGGTGCGTCGATCCTGAAAAATTATCTTAAGGCGTGA
- a CDS encoding ABC transporter ATP-binding protein: MALVDVQGVTKRFGGLTAVSDVDLTVNAGEVHCLIGPNGAGKSTLFKLIVGLYPPTKGTILFDSIDITEERPFARVQRGMSIKMQAPSVFKELPVRQNIQIALQARFSGVQRDVEEQRLLALLNLAPDSGKLAGALSHGQQQWLEIGMALALRPQLLLLDEPTAGMSPEETFRTGELIKSFNAEGMTVLVVEHDMTFVRQIAQRVTVLHLGKIFARGSLETIIRDEKVAEIYLGKTHDH; encoded by the coding sequence ATGGCGCTTGTCGATGTGCAGGGTGTGACAAAGCGCTTCGGTGGATTGACCGCCGTTTCCGATGTCGATCTGACTGTGAATGCCGGCGAGGTGCACTGCCTGATCGGCCCCAATGGGGCGGGGAAGAGCACGCTGTTCAAGCTGATCGTTGGTCTTTATCCACCGACCAAAGGCACGATCCTGTTCGATTCCATCGATATTACCGAGGAGCGGCCCTTTGCGCGGGTGCAGCGCGGCATGAGCATCAAGATGCAGGCGCCGAGTGTCTTCAAGGAGCTGCCGGTTCGGCAAAATATTCAAATCGCGCTCCAGGCGCGGTTTTCAGGCGTTCAACGCGACGTCGAGGAACAACGGCTGCTCGCGCTTCTCAATCTGGCGCCGGATAGCGGCAAGCTTGCCGGCGCCCTCTCGCACGGCCAGCAGCAATGGCTCGAGATCGGAATGGCGCTGGCATTGCGACCGCAGCTTCTGCTGCTGGACGAGCCGACGGCCGGCATGTCGCCGGAGGAAACGTTCAGGACCGGTGAGCTCATCAAGTCGTTCAATGCCGAGGGCATGACAGTTCTCGTCGTCGAGCACGATATGACGTTTGTACGGCAGATCGCCCAACGTGTCACGGTGCTGCATCTCGGCAAGATCTTTGCGCGCGGCAGCCTCGAAACCATCATTCGGGACGAGAAAGTCGCCGAAATCTATCTTGGTAAGACGCATGACCACTGA
- a CDS encoding M20/M25/M40 family metallo-hydrolase, whose amino-acid sequence MPVDVKTATDRLMRFLAVEGVTGKEAAIGRELSAALQESGVPATAIRLDDANTRIPVPTETGNLIVDLPGRGAMHNQPRIMFMTHMDTVPLCAGAKPMLAGRKIVNQAKTALGGDNRAGCGVLVTLAAELAKQKLDHPPITLLFCVREESGLYGARHVKTADLGSPVMAFNYDGGSASNVTIGAVGADRWQVEIFGRASHAGVAPERGISSTMILALALADVKAGGWFGKVVKRKRQGTSNVGPVTGGDGRPAGDATNVVTDYVHVRGESRSHDSKFFKEITKAYKAAFEKAAKRVNNSDGKSGRVKFKAETDYYPFRMKESLPVVKRAVAAVSGIGATPSIRAANGGLDANWMVRHGVPTVTFGAGQNEPHTIDEWINLDEYDRACALAVQLATMR is encoded by the coding sequence ATGCCCGTCGACGTCAAAACCGCCACCGATCGCCTCATGCGCTTCCTCGCTGTCGAGGGAGTGACCGGAAAGGAGGCAGCGATAGGGCGCGAGCTCAGCGCGGCGCTGCAGGAAAGTGGCGTTCCGGCGACCGCGATCCGCCTCGACGACGCCAATACACGCATTCCCGTGCCGACAGAGACCGGCAATCTCATTGTCGATCTGCCCGGCCGGGGCGCAATGCACAACCAGCCGCGGATCATGTTCATGACTCATATGGATACCGTGCCGCTGTGCGCCGGAGCGAAGCCGATGCTTGCGGGGCGCAAGATCGTCAATCAGGCGAAGACCGCGCTCGGCGGCGACAACCGCGCCGGCTGTGGCGTTCTCGTTACGCTGGCGGCCGAGCTTGCTAAACAGAAGCTCGATCATCCGCCGATCACGCTTCTGTTCTGCGTGCGCGAGGAGAGCGGGCTTTACGGCGCGCGCCATGTCAAGACCGCCGACCTCGGCTCGCCGGTCATGGCCTTTAACTACGACGGCGGCTCTGCCTCCAATGTCACGATCGGCGCCGTTGGTGCGGATCGCTGGCAGGTCGAGATTTTCGGCCGCGCGTCGCACGCAGGTGTCGCACCCGAGCGCGGGATCAGTTCGACCATGATCCTGGCGCTTGCGCTCGCCGATGTGAAGGCCGGTGGCTGGTTCGGCAAGGTGGTGAAGCGCAAGCGGCAGGGCACGAGCAATGTCGGCCCCGTCACCGGCGGCGACGGACGGCCGGCCGGGGACGCCACCAATGTTGTCACCGACTATGTGCACGTGCGCGGCGAAAGCCGCAGCCACGACAGCAAGTTCTTCAAGGAGATTACGAAGGCCTACAAGGCGGCGTTCGAGAAGGCAGCAAAGCGCGTGAACAACAGCGATGGCAAGTCGGGCCGCGTCAAGTTCAAGGCTGAGACCGACTATTATCCGTTCCGCATGAAGGAGAGCCTGCCCGTGGTCAAACGCGCGGTCGCGGCGGTGTCCGGCATCGGCGCAACACCGAGCATCCGCGCCGCGAATGGCGGGTTAGATGCAAACTGGATGGTCCGCCACGGCGTTCCGACGGTGACCTTCGGCGCGGGGCAGAACGAGCCGCATACGATCGACGAGTGGATCAATCTCGACGAGTACGACCGGGCGTGTGCTCTCGCAGTCCAACTCGCGACGATGCGATGA